TTGGTTATATGTGGTGATAATGCttgtttaagacttgattttagtttgtgttGAATGTCTTGATATGGCTTGTTGATGCGTGATTTGTTGAGGCAAGGTTGGTaacaatttgggtgagaaatgtggcttggaaaatggtTTATCTTTCGTCCACACAGGCTGagacacgggcagagacacgggtgtaacaccccttacccgtagtCAACATcaaaatagggtatgaggcattaccagaacccATACGCTTGTAAAcatatttaaccgagttataaatttcatctcaattaaaattttcaaaattattaacatgcttttataatttttcataatatatcttcaaaatattatgatcataataattagggcctacgaaacccgatacatactcatgcaatttaatgcttcatttccatttcattatttcgatatttcatgtaccatcattttcatgaattttgtaCGTACCAGTCATagttcatttcaaattcatgttaTCTCACTTCAAAACTTTACccattatatcatttaaatatcaatggttacatttatttcagatcaataccaataataattcaattccatattttctaatacccttattattttccatatttatcccgttgaatttctcagaaattcgatggattttcagaggtacacttttAGTGTACAATTCCGGgttcgtcaattcatattcatgtgcgacatttccatttcagagagcagactcatgaacctcatccttacaatggaTTACCACCCAGGCTAAATCCGCAAGATAGCACACTccatgaacctcatccttacaatggaTTACCATCTAGGCTAAatcctgtaatataaactcataaagtattgtcgggattaccggTCAGGCTAAATCCTCagaacgacaattactctaatgagcttggatctgaattacagTCGAGCTAAATTGAGACCTAATTGGATTACCGTCCGCTAAAtctattttccacatattcttcaggagggctatatcaagatCACCCGTCCGGGTTAGATCTTTTTCagacatattcttcgggagggctatatcaggataggatcacccgtccgggctagatcatttttaccgtcaattccttttcaaagatccatcgaattttcctttcattcaaccgggatttattttctcttttcattaataatatcaatacttcatcaattatcatacaataaacatccaaatcatattcacgtcaataaaaatatatttcaagcatttaagcatataattcaagttacacgaacttaccgggctaaattgtaaaaatactaaaatataagagcattttggtaattttccattttctcaattttctacccgatcttgatctaaattaatttttcattttaataaaacaactcatttcatgcaatttggtcattttgacatttttccaaaattgcccctaaagttttacttttattcaatttagtcctcgaacccaaatcatataaattaaccatttgtaatgcaaatccataatattcatacatttattttcctcctcctcctctcaattccacatccttaatttatataacatgcttataagtaATATTGTCtataattttcactattttcttgtaaatttaatcaaagctgtccatttgagtcatagtcactaaattatttgtatcttgagctacagaaataaaaattaagatccgttaattttccctgaaactagactcacatatcttctttccataaaattttcagaatttttgattcAGCCAAATGGtacagtttattttttaaattttcccctatttcactgtctgacagttccgaccactcttcactaaaaatgaattatctaattgtacaaaattcggatgatgtttccgtttgttttctttgaaaatagactcatcaaaggttctaaaaatataaattttatcccataattattttttacaattttaattattttccaaagttagaacaagGGAActcgaaatcattctgaccttatctcacataacctattatatctcataatttataatttcattgcttacactgtttcttctatgtgaaactagactcaataatatttaattttatattttattcatcctataattagatttccataatttatggtgatttttcaaatttaacctactgctgctgtccaaaactgctttagtgcagaatattgattactaagtcTATAgcactcttattttcttttttacactatttcttaacactttctcttattttctcttcactaacatatcaagaacatataactttatataataaaaccctacattaacatcaatctcacactttttcaataatatcaaactcaaaaatatattgaaatcatgatgttcttaccttgctcaattgacttcaatctttaacttgattttctctctcctccagcctctatttcttgaatctaacttgatattctagctccccatagtctttttgtcaattttctctcttggtggcaatgaaaatttctttgatttctaagtaaAAATGatggatttttggtgaaaggaccaaattgtaaagaaagcaaagctttctttcttcccctcttcttctcacgttaatgCATGCAAAAATGGTGGGGATGGCTACTTTTCATCCTTccttccacatatatatactaaataaattaataataaaataatatcatttaaaaaaatcaaattaaaatattaataaactaatatttatttatttattaatctaaaatatctccaacaacatcattatcttctagatttctctctcttctaattgaccattttgccctttatgatcttttaaaattccatccttgagtcatcacttaatttggtaaaattatgatttagtccctcaaacttcttcacctttttcagtttggtcctaatccatccatttttcttagtttctagattattccacccttaaaatatttacacaattggtccttcaactttttcatatttacactttaacccctcaacttttaagtatttactcttgggtaacaaaacttttctcagttttgcgatttaatcctttcttgaattaatatgttataatttaCTTCCCAAtattgccataactcaaaattacccctttttagcactttatttccttattttactatatcagagatattatcttactttctttactgtagaaattttcggggtattacaacgggtgtgtgtctcagtcatgtgtgacacacggccaaatgACACAGCCgcgtgtcccctgtatcttttaagaatgcaagtcagtatgctcacacggcctagcacatgggcgtgtgacttggccgtgtgacccaagtcagagagttacacgggtacggaCATGAGCtagacacgaccatgtgtccttatctcgaatgcccacacggcctaagacatgggcatgtCTCCTGACCGTgcccatgtgagtcacacggccgtgtgaccccttgtaacacccctaacccgtatccctCGTTGGAACCAGGTTACggggcattaccggagtttacagatcaaacagacagaaatttcaaacatttcatatcatcaaaacaagtcatcaaaacatcattttaatccaaattataagcATACgaaatccaaatcaatttgcctagtttatgagcacttaaacatagaattaaattcatatgCACTTATCTagattttgttcaatttatcatgccataatatggcttcaaaaacaaacacatatttatatgtataaaaccaaccaaaattaaacttataacctcatttacaatcaaaccacaaaataactaatatttagacaCTCTAAGTACATGCCGACCCaaaggataaacatcaccatatttgagtttgggattgttgttggatgctgaatcggcaATCAAAAGTTCAATACCTAACCTGAACACAtgaaacaaaaccgtacgctgagtaaggACAAGcgaattatgtttttatcaattaatcccAAGATTAGAGCTTTGTGGCTTAAGACGGAAATAGAggatagttgaaaattttctgaTCTTCTAAGGTTCAGAGATATCTATTATGTGACTAAACAACAATGCTAAACTAGTTTTGTcaatagttatttatgtttggtttttggatattgaatttatgttctacttatttatgtgtaatctagttttattaatagttgtttatgtttggtctttggatattgaatttatgttctacttatttatactaaattagttttatcaatagttgtttatatatgattttggatataaaatttattcacagGTGATGAGTATAGTTGAGAATTATAGCGGTGATAAAAGTGATgatgaaagggaaaagaaagagattttaCAACGCATGGAATGTTTTAACCGATTATTTGTTGTTGCATCTTCTTCTGTGCAATTATATTACGAGAAGTATATATTGAAGCAACCATGCATGGATTCAAAACAGTCAAGTGAGACATGGATCCGAGAGATCCTTGACGGTCACGAATCACgttgtatgattaattttaggatGTCTAAAATGGTATTCACAAGTTTGTTGAGAGTTTTGGAGACAAGATACAACTTGCAAACTTCAAGAAACATATCTTCTAGTGAAATGttgagaatttttttatacatcttGGGCACCGATGCAAAAGTTTCCCAatgtcgagaaagatttcaaagATCTAGATCAACAATAAGTCGATACTTTGAATTTGTGCTTGAGAAAGTTTCAAGGATGGCCACTGATCTAATTGCACCCGAAGATCCTTTGTTTAGCTCAATACTTGAACAAATACGTAATGATTCTAGATATATGCCgcattttaaggttaaattttaattttatattattatattttaatatatttggtcAACTAAAAATATGCACGAgactaatataattatttgttcaGGATTGCATAGGTGCAATTGATGGTACTCATATTGCCGCTATTCTTCcaccaaatgaacaaattccCTATATTGGAAGAAAAGGTATCCCGGCTCAAAATGTTATGGCagtatgtgattttaatatgtgtttCACCTTTGTCATGGCTAGATGGGAAGGATCGGCACATGACACTAGAATATTTCTTGATGCAATTCGAGatccaaaatacaaatttccTCACCCGCCAAAtggttagatattttatttatatgtgattttttaaatcataaagtataatttttttaattgataatttttataaaaaaattcttgaattaattatttgttatattatgacttgtaggaaaatattatcttgttgatTCTGGATATCCTCAAATAAAAGGTTATCTTGGACCATATAGAGGtcaacgatatcatttacctgacTTTCTTAGAGGTAGACCGGTATCTGGTAAAGAAGAGATATCCAATCATTCACATTCATCATTACGTAGTGTGATTGAACGaacttttggtgttttgaaaaaaaatgggtcATTTTAAGGGATATGCCaagttatagttttgaaaagcaAACGATGATCGGTATTGCTACAATGACGATACACAATTTTATCTGAAAACATGTCGGTCGAAATGATGCAAATTTTATGGAATACGAAGATATTAACTGGgcatatgaaaatattattgattCAGAAAATGCGCATGGTCAAGAAAGTGATGATGATGACGAACGacgatgatgatggtgatgatgacggtgaatcaaacaattcaagtggttttgaaatggaattaacaagagatgctatagcttctagtttaatgaatttattttaaattataaatgctattgtaaaatttttagtatttatatttggtatagaaatattatccctttttgaaactttaatccaaatatatgtaatattttaatttattaggtttatgttttctatgttacgttaatatctaatatgagttatatattcaaatatattttaaaataaaataatacagatgtgttaaaagcattaattaaaaataaaaataattttaaaataatacaattgtgtcaatatctaattacaaatatttaattattatatttaaatatttaaatatagtttatatattctaattaaatttaataaataattaatattaaacacctagaaatatttaaaattaatattatatattaaaaatactaacaataaattataataaattatttttatatttttgctaaaatatcataatattaactaatttgaacattatttaaatacatatttgttactttataatatcatatctaaaatgaacattttatttctcaaaagtatcTTTTGACAAAGAATAccaaacacttaaatttttcaaaagcacttctcaaaagcattGCCAAACTAGCTCTAAATATTATCGGGTTGGATTTTATagtgttaatttttattatatatgaactcaatattgtatttattaaattttattatttatttattctgaattttggatatatattttaaatattttaagttatttaagagATTTACATTTATTACtcaacaagaaaatttagtttggacttttatttatatgtagCTGTCTAAGCTATATGAAGGcctatttattattcattacataaacaattgttttcattaataaaatttttaactctaaaatttagtttttttgtaCAAACGATCTTTAAAAGTAGTTTTATTCTCGAGATAAACCTTCATTAAATGCATTACATCATCCAAAAAAACCAAACTTCaattataaataacaaatgGCATTATAAAATCATTCATAATTACATTATAGATTTATATTTCGAATTTCAACATCCATCatctttaaaagttaaaaatcatcatcatcttcgTGTACAGAGGGAGTTAAGAGTGGAGACATTTCGTTAGTGAAGTCGATGAACTTCCTCATGTCACGTTCTTCAAGCTGTATAAACTTCAACTCAATTACATTAATTGATCTTCATGTTTTTTAGTTCTTTAACATTCTTGACTGACTAATCTAGTcttttaagttgtagctggccaattatcgttattattattattttggactaGGAACAGATCCCACTAGACTAAACTATTCAGGTATGTCACCATCATAGGAAGTTCTTCAAATTTAGAATCTTCCACATTCCAAGAGCACCACACACCTCACATCATCAATGCAAGCAAGTCAAAGATTCAATGCTACTCATTTCATCCATTGGATCTTAGTACAAACTTTTCACATTGAGTAGGCTATATCGAGTCATACTCTGTGGAGTTTCTTTGCTAACTACATCTATAATTCCTTCATAATATAGActtaaaatctcaaattcttGGTCTTTCAGGAAATcaatggaagaagatgatatctATACAAACGATGGGACAGTGGATTACAAAGGAAATCCTGCTAATAAGAAGAAAACTGGAACCTGGAGAACCTGCCCGTTTATCATAGGTAATCACGGAACCTAGTAGTTGAAATCTGTGATTAAAGATATATCAAGATTGATGTTTAGTTTAAGCATTCTATCAACAGGAAATGAAGTCTGTGAAAGATTGGCATATTATGGGATGAGCACCAATCTGGTGCTTTACTTTAAGCACCAGCTAAATCAGCATAGCTCAGTGGCTGCTACTAATAACCAGAACTGGGGTGGAACATGCTACATTACACCAATAATTGGAGCATTTCTGGCTGATTCTTATCTAGGAAGATATTGGACAATTGCCTGTTTTTCAATCGTCTATATCATTGTAAGTTTTACTTACCTGGTGCTTGTTATTTAGTCCAGTATTACCAAGTTCTTCGAAAAATTTATCTATATCTTGGTTTTTGAGACAAGAAAAGTTTTACCTTTTGCACAGGGAATGACGCTTTTAGCTTTGTCTGCATCGGTTCGCGGCATAAGGCCTAGATGCTATGCAGAAGATAACTGCAATCCAACAGAGGTGCAAAGCGCGATGACCTTTCTAGCGCTTTACCTGATAGCACTAGGAACAGGTGGAATCAAGCCTTGTGTTTCATCATATGGAGCCGACCAGTTCGATGACACAGACGAAAAGGAGAAAAAACACAAGAGTTCATTCTTCAACTGGTTCTATCTTTCCATAAACATCGGTGCTCTTATTGCAGGCTCGGTGCTGGTTTGGGTACAAGATAATGTGAGCTGGGGATGGGGTTTAGGCATCCCAGCTATAGCCATGGCAATAGCTGTCtgctttttcttttcaggtACTTGTTTGTATCGGAACCAAGTGCCTGGAGGCAGCCCTGTCACACGCCTGTTTCAGGTATTGGTGGCATCCATCAGGAAATATAAAGTTGCAGTACCTGCAAATAAATCTGTTTTACATGAGACAGCAGATAAAGAGTCCAATATCAAGGGAAGCCGCAAGATTGACCACACGAATGATCTCAGGTTAGTGCCTGGACTTTAATCTTAATTCTCTTTGTTGCATATTCGGACTGTTGCTTTAATTCCTTACCTTCGGGATATGGCTATAACTTTCAGTTTCTTCGACAAAGCGGCAGTGGAAATCGAAACTGACCAATTAAAGGGCTCAGTAAATCCGTGGAGACTTTGCACTGTTACACAGGTCGAGGAGCTGAAAGCAATAATTCGGTTGCTCCCCGTATGGGCCTCTGGGATAATTTTTTCTACTATTTGCAGTCAGATGGGCAGTTTATTTGTGTTGCAAGGTGAAAGAATGGATACTCATGTTGGTCACTCAAACTTCAAGATCCCTGCGGCATCACTTTCCATCTTCGACACTCTCAGTGTGACCTTTTGGGTGCCAATCTATGACAGAATCATTGTCCCAGTGACAAGAAAATTCACGGGTCACAAGAATGGCCTAACTCAGCTTCAGCGGATGGGAATTGGCCTCTTCATATCCATATTTGCCATGGTAGTTGCAGCGATTCTGGAGCACGAAAGACTGAAAATGATCAAAAGGCACAACTACTATGAGCTAAAAGAAATGCCAATGACAATCTTTTGGCAGGTTCCACAGTATTTCCTCGTAGGGTGTGCAGAGGTTTTCACATGCATTGGACAGTTGGAGTTTTTCTAC
This sequence is a window from Gossypium raimondii isolate GPD5lz chromosome 5, ASM2569854v1, whole genome shotgun sequence. Protein-coding genes within it:
- the LOC105770210 gene encoding protein NRT1/ PTR FAMILY 8.1, whose translation is MQASQRFNATHFIHWILVQTFHIEKSMEEDDIYTNDGTVDYKGNPANKKKTGTWRTCPFIIGNEVCERLAYYGMSTNLVLYFKHQLNQHSSVAATNNQNWGGTCYITPIIGAFLADSYLGRYWTIACFSIVYIIGMTLLALSASVRGIRPRCYAEDNCNPTEVQSAMTFLALYLIALGTGGIKPCVSSYGADQFDDTDEKEKKHKSSFFNWFYLSINIGALIAGSVLVWVQDNVSWGWGLGIPAIAMAIAVCFFFSGTCLYRNQVPGGSPVTRLFQVLVASIRKYKVAVPANKSVLHETADKESNIKGSRKIDHTNDLSFFDKAAVEIETDQLKGSVNPWRLCTVTQVEELKAIIRLLPVWASGIIFSTICSQMGSLFVLQGERMDTHVGHSNFKIPAASLSIFDTLSVTFWVPIYDRIIVPVTRKFTGHKNGLTQLQRMGIGLFISIFAMVVAAILEHERLKMIKRHNYYELKEMPMTIFWQVPQYFLVGCAEVFTCIGQLEFFYEQAPDAMRSFCSALSLTTVALGSYLSSLLVTIVSNATAKNGKSGWIPDNLNYGHIDYFFWILAALGVFNLGVYVWFANWYTYKKAVGTLR